In one Mycoplasmopsis canis PG 14 genomic region, the following are encoded:
- a CDS encoding aromatic motif membrane protein, which yields MKNKLKKVYLSALLILPISVFSCANYSNQATLNSIISNVDSVTSPSSDNKKKSHETIINTILLNAFRSDRTKIVEYTKTQTENYEKLMNEFKLISEGFFKSQNKKEFAISQQEFFKKNWYFILNNLDKFQFNFIEFVTSDLSKNYSTSEEYQQKMRIKESNNKYNPFEFENTYLENIREGAESAELGDALVYYIRKNKMIFRILINNLRAEGANPEVFLRPINWNFGESTANTISPLLVSNVVHQLFIHNYPKGREEFENEMVKKQKYGSPSFVFPTVK from the coding sequence ATGAAAAATAAGTTAAAAAAAGTTTATTTATCTGCACTTTTAATTTTACCAATATCAGTTTTTTCGTGCGCAAATTACTCAAATCAAGCAACTTTGAATTCTATTATTTCAAACGTTGATTCCGTAACCTCTCCTTCTAGTGATAATAAAAAGAAATCTCATGAAACAATTATTAATACCATACTTTTAAACGCATTTCGCTCAGATAGAACCAAAATTGTTGAGTATACAAAAACACAAACAGAAAATTATGAAAAGTTAATGAATGAATTTAAACTAATATCTGAAGGTTTTTTTAAGTCACAAAATAAAAAAGAATTTGCTATTAGTCAACAAGAATTTTTTAAAAAAAATTGATATTTTATACTAAATAATCTTGACAAATTTCAATTTAATTTTATTGAATTTGTTACATCTGATCTATCTAAGAATTACTCAACAAGCGAAGAATATCAACAAAAAATGAGAATTAAAGAATCTAATAATAAATATAATCCTTTCGAGTTTGAAAATACTTATTTAGAAAACATTAGAGAAGGAGCTGAATCAGCAGAACTTGGTGACGCGTTGGTTTACTATATAAGAAAAAATAAAATGATTTTTAGAATTTTAATAAATAATCTGAGAGCTGAAGGAGCTAATCCTGAAGTATTCTTGAGACCAATAAATTGAAATTTTGGGGAATCTACCGCAAACACTATTTCACCTTTATTAGTTTCTAATGTTGTACACCAGTTGTTTATTCATAACTATCCAAAGGGGCGTGAAGAATTTGAGAACGAAATGGTTAAAAAACAAAAATACGGTTCACCGAGTTTTGTTTTTCCAACAGTAAAATAA
- a CDS encoding ABC transporter ATP-binding protein, giving the protein MEQNILEAKNLTKIYSNSKEKTGIFNLNFNVPKGSFHAFIGENGAGKTTTIKSIIGSYINFEGDVTINGINIRDYKSRRALGYIPENAIFPKELTVQEYLRYLGQLHGTPKKDLDNKIDAMLKEFEIEDLKFKKPFNFSSGQKKKVLLIQALLNNPEIIILDEPAANLDPTARFQLFSLLKKLHEKGITIFISSHILSEIDKFVDSLTLIHKGKIVYSGPRYTDLETIFYEKVIKG; this is encoded by the coding sequence ATGGAACAAAATATTTTAGAAGCTAAAAATTTAACAAAAATATATTCAAATAGCAAGGAAAAAACAGGTATATTTAACTTAAATTTTAATGTACCTAAGGGTTCTTTTCATGCATTCATAGGAGAAAATGGTGCAGGTAAAACAACTACAATAAAAAGTATTATTGGTTCATATATTAATTTTGAAGGTGATGTTACTATTAACGGTATAAACATTAGAGATTATAAAAGTAGAAGGGCTCTTGGTTACATTCCTGAAAATGCTATTTTCCCAAAGGAATTAACAGTTCAAGAATATTTAAGATACCTAGGTCAATTACACGGGACACCTAAAAAAGATCTTGATAATAAAATTGATGCAATGCTTAAAGAATTTGAAATAGAAGATTTGAAATTTAAAAAACCTTTTAATTTTTCATCTGGTCAAAAAAAGAAAGTTCTTTTAATTCAAGCTCTTTTAAATAATCCTGAAATAATTATTTTAGACGAACCAGCTGCAAACTTAGATCCAACAGCAAGATTTCAATTATTTAGCTTACTTAAAAAACTGCATGAAAAAGGAATTACAATTTTTATTAGTTCACACATTTTAAGTGAAATAGATAAATTTGTAGATTCATTAACATTAATACATAAAGGTAAAATTGTTTATTCAGGCCCTAGATATACTGATCTAGAAACAATATTTTATGAAAAAGTTATTAAAGGTTAA
- a CDS encoding aromatic motif membrane protein gives MKKLLKVNSILLASFLSTAPIIACNSSYKQNNSSSEESPYKHLIEENLVINPAINEFANKHFFKGDKKSLKEFFNEQIRVESKFKNELNISLTFAPLFIPNILNIASEFQLKHAINSVDVISQTLTQRWFWYIQNIKNFSYVFNNWRSDFKDYKNADSKDDESDKKVFEEVYKKEGKLLKVFKDYSIKEFSNEYKIETMKTDKFFNVKITFLRLVDSHNNSILIPIFLYQKTENGDTEILITGDIFNFENDNNDWKIIYEKLANYISEGRKYFAQKTIDYQKRLFDQSSNDEGQKFDETKFLKDYNDVKFLQNYNKNNYMNAFYYAINKFNKELQNENMIHRYTWGFVNEK, from the coding sequence ATGAAAAAGTTATTAAAGGTTAATTCAATTTTACTAGCTAGTTTTTTAAGTACTGCACCCATAATTGCGTGCAATAGTAGTTATAAACAAAATAATTCATCGTCAGAAGAATCGCCATACAAACATTTGATTGAAGAAAACTTGGTAATAAATCCTGCAATTAACGAATTTGCAAATAAGCACTTTTTTAAAGGTGATAAAAAATCGTTGAAAGAATTTTTTAATGAACAAATTCGTGTTGAAAGCAAGTTCAAAAATGAATTAAATATTTCATTAACTTTTGCTCCTTTATTCATTCCTAATATATTAAATATTGCTTCTGAATTTCAATTAAAACATGCGATAAATTCTGTGGACGTAATTTCTCAAACATTAACTCAAAGATGATTTTGATATATCCAAAATATAAAAAATTTTAGTTATGTTTTCAATAATTGAAGATCTGACTTTAAAGATTATAAAAATGCAGATAGTAAAGATGATGAATCGGATAAAAAAGTTTTCGAAGAGGTTTATAAAAAAGAAGGAAAACTTCTAAAAGTTTTTAAAGATTATTCTATTAAAGAATTTAGTAATGAATACAAAATAGAAACAATGAAAACAGATAAATTCTTTAATGTTAAAATAACATTTTTAAGACTTGTCGATAGTCATAACAATAGTATTTTAATACCTATTTTCTTATATCAAAAAACAGAAAATGGAGATACAGAAATATTAATAACAGGTGATATTTTTAATTTTGAAAATGATAATAATGATTGAAAAATAATTTATGAAAAATTAGCAAATTATATTTCAGAAGGAAGAAAATACTTTGCTCAAAAAACTATAGATTATCAAAAAAGACTTTTCGACCAAAGCAGCAACGATGAAGGCCAAAAATTTGATGAAACAAAGTTTTTAAAAGATTACAATGATGTTAAATTCTTACAAAATTATAATAAAAATAACTATATGAACGCTTTTTATTACGCTATAAATAAATTTAATAAAGAATTACAAAACGAAAATATGATTCATAGATATACATGGGGGTTTGTAAATGAAAAATAA
- a CDS encoding aromatic motif membrane protein has translation MKKIFKKALLLSSFASLLTSTIACSNLENKSNEQKYLNSLTLTKNNDEELEWENFLKRGYVDTILNSVFRDDISARNAYIKEQRELGDEYLDELRTWVRYSNNIVFPYDKTQIFSFLFSSPKRNFATSYGSKQLSDLYKKNWLFFLYNLDKFVFLQFPNVATSDEANSDLIDEIESAKRIYDDFYISENNEIIDYVVQKYSIEIDEDDNSEIYEDRIFLLTKDGRILRFDISGNKSNNSLSKNNPPAIHQYLYSYPKIIKSNDKLNDFDLKKYIEVVKEWGDFDYKFSESKKALYTDEYGNREFRYTLINIKEK, from the coding sequence ATGAAAAAAATATTTAAAAAAGCGTTATTGTTAAGTTCTTTTGCTTCTTTATTAACATCAACAATTGCTTGTTCAAATCTAGAAAACAAGTCAAATGAACAAAAATACCTAAATTCTTTAACATTAACCAAAAATAATGATGAAGAACTTGAATGAGAAAATTTTCTAAAAAGAGGCTATGTTGACACTATTTTAAACTCTGTCTTTAGAGATGATATCTCAGCAAGGAATGCGTATATAAAAGAACAAAGAGAATTAGGTGATGAGTATTTAGATGAATTAAGAACTTGAGTTAGATACTCAAACAATATTGTCTTTCCATATGATAAAACTCAAATTTTCAGCTTTTTATTTTCTAGTCCTAAAAGAAATTTCGCTACTTCTTACGGAAGCAAACAACTAAGTGACCTTTACAAAAAAAATTGATTATTTTTCTTATATAATTTAGATAAGTTTGTTTTCTTACAGTTTCCGAATGTCGCAACTTCTGATGAAGCTAATTCAGATTTAATTGATGAAATTGAATCAGCAAAAAGAATTTATGATGATTTTTATATATCAGAAAATAACGAAATAATTGATTATGTAGTTCAAAAATATAGCATAGAAATAGATGAAGATGATAATTCTGAAATCTATGAAGATAGAATTTTTCTATTAACAAAAGACGGTAGAATTTTGCGTTTTGATATATCAGGGAACAAAAGTAATAATTCATTATCAAAAAATAATCCGCCAGCTATACACCAATATCTATACTCTTATCCAAAAATTATCAAAAGTAATGATAAACTAAATGATTTTGATCTAAAAAAATACATTGAAGTCGTTAAAGAATGGGGTGACTTTGATTATAAATTTAGTGAATCAAAAAAAGCATTATATACAGATGAATATGGTAATAGAGAATTTAGATACACACTTATAAACATCAAGGAAAAATAA